A window of Chryseobacterium shandongense genomic DNA:
TTGACACAGTCTCCGGAGAAAGTATTAACTATTGAATTCTGATAATATGAAGCATTTATAAGATTAAAAATGTTGAATTGAGATTAAAGGCAACGGTTTCCTGCGGAGCATGCGGTATTCCATTTTATGTCCAGTATATTCTATTGAAAAAGCAAAAGCTGATTGCTCTCCAGAAATTAATGAGTTTCTGGGATGCAGACTTTTATTATTGCTCCGAAGAATCATGCTTTTATTTCTCGTTCTCTTTGATATGCTTGCATTTTAGAATTATAATTTTCACTGTAAACAATAATCCGGTCTTTGGTGGTAGATGTAAATCCTCTATGATCGGAAAGATGTTTTCGTAATCTTTCTTATAAGTTTTCACAAGAATGCCCGATGTAAATATTTATTTAGCGATTGAGATAAAAGAATATAACAATAACACCTGGAAGCTAATATAAAACAAAAAACCTCATAACAAAAGCTATGAGGTTTTTCTGTGAGCGCGAAAGGATTCGAACCTTTGACCGTCTGCTTAGAAGGCAGATGCTCTATCCAGCTGAGCTACGCACCCTAAAATAAAATTTAAGTCGGGGCGGCAGGATTCGAACCTGCGACCTCCTGGTCCCAAACCAGGCGCGATGACCGGACTACGCTACGCCCCGATGAGGTCATCTTTTAACAAGAATTACCTTGTTTTTTGTGGGTGCAAATATAGATACTTTTTTTGAATTATAAAAATAAAATCCTAATAATTTTTTAACAATAATATTTAATTAAATTTACCCGATTAATAACCATTGTTTTATAAAAACGTATGATTAAAAAAATTTTACTTTTATTGTTTTCATCTATAATGATTTCAATTGCCTTTAATTATTATCTTGAGAAAAAACTTAGCACAATATTTTCGAAAATAGAACATCAAAATTTACAATACTTAGAACATCTTTCTAAAGCTAATTTTTTTATGCAAACGGAATTGAAAATATAGGCAAAAATCTACAGCACGAATTGCTTAAAATGGCTATGGATAAATGTAAATTAGAGGTTACGAAAGATTATTTATATTTCTATCAAGATAAAGGTATTAACATTAGTAATAATAATAAAAAATGCCTGAGAATATATGTAAATTATAAGTTCATTAGATCAGTTTTCAGCATTACAGGATTTCAAACTTGTAACCAATTGAATAAAGATGGAATTTTATAAACAAAAAACCTCATAACAAAAGTTATGAGGTTCTGTGAGCGCGAAAGGATTCGAACCTTTGACCGTCTGCTTAGAAGGCAGATGCTCTATCCAGCTGAGCTACGCACCCATTAAAAGTTGATTCCTGCTTAATGATCCTTAAGCATTTTAAAAAAAGTCGGGGCGGCAGGATTCGAACCTGCGACCTCCTGGTCCCAAACCAGGCGCGATGACCGGACTACGCTACGCCCCGATAAAGATATATAGAAAAGCGGAGGGTAAGGGATTCGAACCCTTGCGACACTTTCGCGTCGACAGTTTAGCAAACTGCTCCGTTAACCACTCCGGCAACCCTCCTGTTTATCTTCGTTTTTTAATGATCGTTGTTCCTTTATTGCGAGTGCAAATATAGAATAGATTTCTTTATTTACCAAATATTTTTCAAGAAATATTTGCGTATTTTTGAAGTAATAAACTGGTTAAAAAAGTAAACAAATGCGTAAAACATTATATATCATCGGATTAAGTACGATCGTTTTTTCCTGTACTTCACAGCAAAATGCAAAAAAAAGGCAATACATCCCAAGAACCCCGTCAACACAGCCCAAAACCACTGCTAATACTACCTCTGAAAAGCCAAAACCAAAGGTTTCTACAGAACACGGTGTCGATTTTTTCACCACTAATATTGCCGATATAACAAAAAATGATAATACTGCAAGTTATGGCTCCATTGTCTCTGCAAAACCTGCCGGTTATAAAGTGGTTAAAGATTATTTTCCTGCCATTGCACAGAATTTCAGACAGAGATATCTTATCCTTCATTACACAGCATTGCCGGATGACAAATCCATTACGGTTCTTACCCAACAGGCAGTAAGTGCACACTATCTTGTCAACAATATGGGCAATAATGAAATTTACCAGCTCGTAGACGAAAATAAACGCGCTTATCATGCCGGAGTAAGTGCATGGAGAGCAGATAAAAATCTTAACGATACTTCAATCGGAATTGAAATCGTAAATACGGGGTATACCACCGATGCTTCCGGAAAAAGAGTATTTGCTCCTTTTGATGAAGCACAGATAAGAAAAGTAGCGGCGCTGGTAAAAGATATCGTAAACAGGTACCAGATTCCGGCAACGAATATTCTTGCACATTCTGACATTGCACCTACAAGGAAGCAGGATCCGGGGCCTTTATTTCCATGGAAAAGATTATACGATGAATATCAGATCGGGATGTGGTATGATGAAGCTGCAAAGCAAAGTTTTTATGATCTGGCGGTGTCTACGGATTTTCCATCAAAATATAACGATTCAACATTTATTTTTAATGTGCAGACACAATTGCAGAAATTCGGTTACGGATTGGATCTTAGCGGAAAATGGGATGATGCAACCAAGAAAACGATAGAAGCTTTTCAGTATCACTTCAGGCCACAGAACTATGACGGAATTCTGGATCCGGAAACTTTTGCAATATTACAGGCTTTGATACAAAAATATCCGGTAAAATAAAAATATAGCAATGTAACAGTGTAGCAATTTACCGTAACAATTCATTAATAACATGTGATAAAATTCTCTGTTTTTATTGTTAAATTATTACATTGTTAAACTGTTACATTAATTGATTAAATTATGGAAAATTTCAGAAAAGAGAGCGATTTACTGGGAGAATTGAACGTTCCGATAAATGCTTATTATGGAGTACAGACACAAAGAGCGATCAATAATTTCAAAATATCAGGACAGCTTCTGTCTTCCTATCCTCAGTTCATCAGAGGATTGGCTTATGTAAAAAAAGCGGCAGCAAAAACAAACTATGAGCTTGGGCTTCTTGATGAATCACTGTATTTCAATATCTCTGAAGTTTGTGATGAAATTATCAATGGCGAGCTTCACGAACAATTTCCTGTAGATATGATCCAGGGTGGAGCGGGAACTTCCATCAACATGAACGCAAATGAAGTTATCGCTAACAGGGTTTTGGAAAAATTAGGAAAAAATAAAGGGGAATATCAATTTTGTTCGCCAAACGATCATGTCAATCTTTCACAATCTACCAATGATGCCTATCCTACAGCTATCAAAATGGGATTGCTGCAAATGAATGCAATTCTTGTTGAAAAGCTCGAAAAAATTGTTGAAGCATTCAGGGAAAAAGGAAAAGAATTTCATGATGTCATCAAGATGGGACGAACACAGCTTCAGGATGCCGTTCCAATGACACTGGGACAAGAATTTGAAGCGTTTGCCGCAACTTTGGAAGAAGATATTTCAAAATTAAATAATAACGCTAACCTTTTTGTAGAAGTAAACATGGGAGCTACTGCCATCGGAACAGGACTTAATGCTCCTATTGGTTATGCCACTCTTTGTGCAAAAAATCTTGCTGAGATTACAGGTTTTCCGGTAGTTTCTGCGCCCGATCTGGTGGAAGCCACACCGGACACAGGATCTTATGTTATTTACTCTTCTGCCATGAAGCGCCTCGCCGTAAAGCTTTCAAAGATATGCAACGATTTGAGGCTACTTTCTTCAGGGCCGAGAGCCGGACTTTTCGAAATTAATCTTCCGCCAATGCAGCCGGGTTCTTCTATTATGCCGGGAAAAGTAAATCCCGTGATTCCCGAAGTGGTAAATCAGGTTTGTTTTAAAGTTTTCGGAAACGATCTTACTGTGACATTTGCTGCAGAAGCCGGACAGTTACAGCTCAATGTAATGGAACCGGTACTTTCGCATGCCATTATGGAAAATATTCATTTTCTTTGCAATGCACTGGATACGCTTCGTGAAAAATGTGTTGTTGGGATTACGGCAAACCGTGAAGTGTGTTTAAATATGGTAAAACACAGCATCGGAATTGTAACTGCCCTGAATCCGTACATAGGCTATAAGCATTCTACGGAAATTGCAAAAGAAGCGCTGGAAACAGGCAAAAGTGTTTACAATCTTGTTTTGGAGAAAGGCATACTTTCCCAGGAAAAGCTTGATGAAATCCTTGACCCGAGAAACATGCTTAAGCCGCATAACAAATAATAAAAAACAGCTGATAAATGATGACTGATTAATTTAAAGCTAAGTTTATTAATCATTTATCACGTATCATTCATCATTTATAAATTAACAGTGAGGTTTTTAATCATAATTCCTGCACATAACGAAGAAAATAATCTTCCTTTTACACTGGATTCTTTACAGCGACAAAGCTTTAAAGATTTTAAAACAGTAATTGTAAACGACGGTTCTACAGATAGAACTGCCGAAGTCATCAGCAAATACGTAAGCCATGATGATAGGTTTGAAACAGTGAACCTGGAGAAGTCTCTGCATCAGCCAGGTTCAAAGGTGGTTCATGCTTTTAGAAAAGGACTGGAAACTCAGGATATAAATGCTTTTGACATTATTTGTAAATTTGATTCTGACGTCATCTTTCCTGAGAATTACCTTGAAAAAATAGAAGAAGCATTTCAAAATAATTCAGATTATGGCTTGGTTGGCGGACTTTTATATGTAGAGAAAAACGGAGATTGGGTGTATGAAGGTAATTCAAATAAATACCATGTACGCGGACCGCTAAAAGCATACCGGAAAGAAAGTTTTGTACACATGAACGGCATAAGGGAAACCTTGGGCTGGGATAATATTGATGCAATTCTGCTTCAGAGTCTCGGTTGGAAAGAAGTGGTGCTTCCGGAACTCCATGTTCGGCTAATTAAAGTAAAAGGTGCAGATTACACCATAAGACCGGCGGATTATTACGGTAAGTATTTTTATTTTTTAGGACTAAAAGATTTCTGGCTTACGTTGCCGCTTTTAAAGAAGCCATGAAAAGCAAATCGGTTTCTTTCTTTTTTAAGATTATCCGTTCCTACGAAAGATGCCGCAATAATAATTTAGAATTAAAAATATCTGAGAACGAGCGGGAAATTATTAACAGACAACGCTGGGAAATGCTCAAAAGAAAATGGCTGAAAATGTAATTCTGATCTTATCTAAATAGTAAAACTTGAAAAAAATTGCCTACATAGAAATCGATACCCATGCAGAAATTGCACAGTCTTTCATGGATATCATGAATGCAGAAAGCTCTTTTTTAGTGGATTATTATTTTTCAAAACGAGTTAAAGATCAGGTTGTTGAAAAGGGCGAAACCATTTTTCTCTCAGATAGTTCCATGATTTTAGATCAGTTACAATCTAAAAGATATGATCTGATTATCATCGGGACCGTTCACCGGTACTTTAATACATTTTCTCTTATTGCCGAAAAGTATAGCACAGCAGTTATCGTTCATAATATCAACTTTACAAATACCTCCAATTTAAATCTGTTTAAAAGTATTTTCAGAAAAGATATTATTTTTCGGTTAAAGCTTTTGTGGAAAGAGGGATTGCTGGATTCTTCAAAAATTTACCGGAAAGCGAAAAGCCTTTTTGTTTTGGATGAGGCTCTAAGTTCTGAGCGTTTCAAATTTTTACCGCTTTTTTATACAAAATATTCAGAAAAACCTCAGAGTAAAATCCTTACCGTTGTTATTCCTGGAGGAGTAAGCCAGAAGAGAAGGGATTACAAAAAAGTATTTTCAGAGATAGAAAAAATAGAAAGTTTATATCAGCATTCCGATATTCAGAATATAGCATTGGAATTTATCTTTTTGGGTAAAGCTGATCATGCTGAAATAAAGCAGCTTGCTAATCTTGAACGTTCTTTGCAGTATATTAATCTAACTTATTTTCCATACAGAGTTTCCCATGAAGATTTTGAAAATTGGATGCAGAAAGCAACGGTTTTATGGTGCCCGATTCAGCAGGAAACAGAATTTTTCAGCCAAAAAGAAATCTATGGCAAAACAAAAATGACCGGAAACATCGGAGATGCCATCAAATTCGGAAAGCTGGCTGTATTCCCGCAGAATTATAAATCTTCATTGGATTTTATTATCCCGGAACAACACGATCTTATTCAGCAGTTTGATGAACTTAAAGATCTTAAATTCGACTTTCAGAAAGATTACAGTAAAAAGACAGTCAGACAAAAACTCGAAGATCTCCTGGACAGTATTATCTAAATTTAAAGATACTTTTAATAAAGTTTTTGTTTATATAATCTTCTACCGGGAAAACCTTTGTGAAATAATTGCCGATGAAAATCAACAGTAATACAACGGCAGGTTTATACACAAGATTGATAAAATTGTTGTTGAAATTCGGGAGGACAATCGCTACAGTAACGGCCAATGTACATATAATTGACACAAAAATCATCTCAATGGTAAACGGAGAAACCTTAAAAACAAAGTAATTAAAAATAACCTTCACTACATTATACGTAGTCAACGATATTGCTGTAGACATTGCGATGCCGATGAGTTTCAGATCCGTATTATTCAGAAAATATAAATTTAAAAAAATGGTAAGTCCTGCAAGCATAAGCATTACCAGAATATTGAATTTATAATGCTT
This region includes:
- a CDS encoding N-acetylmuramoyl-L-alanine amidase; this translates as MRKTLYIIGLSTIVFSCTSQQNAKKRQYIPRTPSTQPKTTANTTSEKPKPKVSTEHGVDFFTTNIADITKNDNTASYGSIVSAKPAGYKVVKDYFPAIAQNFRQRYLILHYTALPDDKSITVLTQQAVSAHYLVNNMGNNEIYQLVDENKRAYHAGVSAWRADKNLNDTSIGIEIVNTGYTTDASGKRVFAPFDEAQIRKVAALVKDIVNRYQIPATNILAHSDIAPTRKQDPGPLFPWKRLYDEYQIGMWYDEAAKQSFYDLAVSTDFPSKYNDSTFIFNVQTQLQKFGYGLDLSGKWDDATKKTIEAFQYHFRPQNYDGILDPETFAILQALIQKYPVK
- the aspA gene encoding aspartate ammonia-lyase; translated protein: MENFRKESDLLGELNVPINAYYGVQTQRAINNFKISGQLLSSYPQFIRGLAYVKKAAAKTNYELGLLDESLYFNISEVCDEIINGELHEQFPVDMIQGGAGTSINMNANEVIANRVLEKLGKNKGEYQFCSPNDHVNLSQSTNDAYPTAIKMGLLQMNAILVEKLEKIVEAFREKGKEFHDVIKMGRTQLQDAVPMTLGQEFEAFAATLEEDISKLNNNANLFVEVNMGATAIGTGLNAPIGYATLCAKNLAEITGFPVVSAPDLVEATPDTGSYVIYSSAMKRLAVKLSKICNDLRLLSSGPRAGLFEINLPPMQPGSSIMPGKVNPVIPEVVNQVCFKVFGNDLTVTFAAEAGQLQLNVMEPVLSHAIMENIHFLCNALDTLREKCVVGITANREVCLNMVKHSIGIVTALNPYIGYKHSTEIAKEALETGKSVYNLVLEKGILSQEKLDEILDPRNMLKPHNK
- a CDS encoding glycosyltransferase family 2 protein, with product MRFLIIIPAHNEENNLPFTLDSLQRQSFKDFKTVIVNDGSTDRTAEVISKYVSHDDRFETVNLEKSLHQPGSKVVHAFRKGLETQDINAFDIICKFDSDVIFPENYLEKIEEAFQNNSDYGLVGGLLYVEKNGDWVYEGNSNKYHVRGPLKAYRKESFVHMNGIRETLGWDNIDAILLQSLGWKEVVLPELHVRLIKVKGADYTIRPADYYGKYFYFLGLKDFWLTLPLLKKP